The following is a genomic window from Rutidosis leptorrhynchoides isolate AG116_Rl617_1_P2 chromosome 8, CSIRO_AGI_Rlap_v1, whole genome shotgun sequence.
tttttttttttttttgtgacaaAAATAACGTTTACTTTAATTTACCAAGAAACCTTCATCAATATGAAACCATCCATCAAGAAAAAATTACAAGGCATAAACCGACGGGCCACAACTCCTAAAAACAAGAGCAAAAACTAGGAACAAACAACGTTCAAAACCTAATACTAAACCATAACAAAGAACTAACAACCACATCAAATGAAACAAAATAAACCAAAGTCgcatgaaaaaaataaaaaaacaaaagtaAGAAAGCAAACACATAAGAAATAAAACACGATCAAAACACCAACTGATTTTTTTTTTCTTACACTGATCAAAGTATAACCTCTTACAATGATTCACCAAATAGTTTATTTCTAACTCGAACCCGCAAGGTTGCGGGTATTAAACTAGTTTAAAATTGATATTCAAGTCAACACAATTTGTTGGTGGCAAATCAAAACCGTTTGCTGATAAGAGAGAACAGAGTTTTTAACACAACCCAATCATGCATCTTAAAATATATTTCCATAACTGATGTATTTATTATCTTAATTTTTGTTTTACTACCCGCAATAAAGAATCCTCCGTCGTTATTAATCTCTGCATTTTCAATATTTCAATCTATCTCTAAACATGCATGCTCTTAAGTATCGATCTCGATATCCACTACATATAAATGGGAGGTTCATGTAGGAAAATATGTGTTAGTGGGTTAAGAATCAGCAACcggattgatactagaatcgtgtAAACACTTTCGTAATAGTGTATTTCGACCCACTTGGTCACGGGTTACACGAGatcactattaggataagactagtatgaaTAATCTTTCTTGACCAAAAGAATATTTGTTCCTTGCAATTGTAGATTGTAAAATCTAAAAGTTGAATGTTGAAAGTGTCCTTAGAATAATCAAATTCTATACCAAAATCTCTAACCCTTCATATAGAAATAACTTCATATATTTATAATGGATCAAAAAGTGCAATAAAATGTTACAATCTTTTATAATGGTCATAATTAAATGACACGACACTTGGTAATTAACACCTTTAAAATAGTGTTAAAATAGGCTCAATATCGCTTGGGTTTAGTCAAAAACTCGGAGAGAACATTTTAAAAATAGTCAATGGTTGAaatattctcgtataataatattaGTCAAAACTCAAACCACCTGTTTTTCAGCAAAAACCAACGGCCATGTATATGCCACCTTGCCGTATGATCTTGCGATTAATTTTTCTAGTGACATTTGAACAGATTGATCACCTATTTTTTCAAAGTTCAATTATATATAAACATCCCATTTATTATTACTACGTAATTATTAAACACTGATTGAGATGTATAATCATTTAGATTAGATCTGACTTAAACTACTCAACCATATCAACATTACGATTTAGGACCTCAATAATCCATTATTATTACACTTACTGTTACAGCACACGTTCTTTACGCCTTTATGAACTTGACCTTAAGAGGATCATTACTCAAAAGCAGACTTCTACGTCCATTTTTCGCAATAGTAGACCCAACATTTCCACAAGCTGGTCTACAAGTACTACAAACTCCGGGACAAAACACAATCTTATAACCATCCTCAAACTTCTCGAACCTAAACCAGTTACTTAAAGTCCCCGAACCCGGGTTCCCTACGGTCCCACGGCTCGTCACAACCCTTTGCCCGTTCACATTCTCAATTCGCCAAACTGCAGGGAGCCCACATGTCGTTCCATCAGTAAACTTAATGTTAAGATCTTTGGTTTCGCGAATAACGCCAGCTCTGTTGGGAACGGCTAGAAGGAAATTTAACCGATCCCCGTTAAGTTGTTCGTTGTTTTCTTGAGCCACATCAAGTGGGCATGTTTGGTTTGAGGTTGTGGGAGATAGTTTTACGCCACCGCCTCTGCCACTCACGGCTGGCACGATGTAGTAGCTTTGGCCCGTTACTAGGGGCATCTGGTCCGTGTCGAGGACCGGGGATTGGCTCGAGGAGTATGAGAAGATGGAGATGAGGATGAAGATGAGAAATGATAACTTCATTTTTTTGGATATTGGTTGTTGTtggatgataataatattgatagtagtaTGTAcgtaatttatatatagttgtatGGCATGGAAATTGAATCATGGATGATGTAGTGTTTATGGTGCGGTTGAAATTGTTGAATTTTTCTTTGCCGAAAAGATAATATTTCATGACTTTATATCCTCATTTTTATTTCTTTTCTACTGTAATAATCAATCAAAAtacattaaaattaaaataagtAATTATAATCTGATTGATTAGTCAACTACAATGGCTGGTCATCGATCACTAGATGTTGGTTTGACCAAATAACATCATGATGATACAAGTGGGGGTCCTTATCACTTTTATTTTCACTTTGCTTCATTTTTTTAACACGGAGAAAACTCAAATCGCAACTCTAACATTAACGTCGAAGGTTGAGATCGAAAACCCGATTTATTGATTCAATTTTTTCAATTTTAAATTATTTCGATAACCGATTTCAAATTCGAGATCAAAATCGATTTGAAAATCGGATTTGATTTTGATTCGATTTTAGTTATCAAAGCGAATCATAAAAATCTATTTTAAATttgacttttgatttaaaactagcAAGAATctgaccgcgcgttgcggcggtagAGATTTGTAATTTTTGAGGTTGATCAATGTAAGATATGTTGACAGTTACATATAATATGTACATATTATATAGTAGTAGTAGAGATGTTTGAACCATTGATCCCAACGGATTACTACCAAAGAAAGGTAATATACAACTCCTTATCTTGGGCAATATCATTCACTAAAAGTTAACCTATGCGAACCTAAAATTATGGAATGAGATTTAGGTCAGGCATCACACAAAAAGCGAAACGAAACTCTTAATTAAAATAGAAGGATGTCTCACCTCACCTCAACACAACGATAAATTTTGCTACAATTCTTTTCAGAAATACATAGCTAGAATTGTAACCAAATTGCTGCATCATGATGGATCAAGGATAATGAGTCAGCATTAAAGAACATAAAACCTATAGATGATTATCACATGTCTTCTGATATTAACGATTAGAATTCAAAACTTAATCCTCACGTGAAGAAGAATCAAACCATACAAAAAAATTATGAACAAAGAGTTATTATACTTACAATGATGCCAAACTTCAGCAGCATAATCATTCGCATTTTTTATTGCACCAGCTGCCTTATTTCTCCATCTTTCGAGCACAACTTTCACTGGCTTGATCGTTTGTAACAGTACATCATCATATCAACATAATGTAACACTCAAATTCACTATCAACTCATAAACCCTAGTCTTCACCCTAACACTTAATgaccaaaaacaacaaaaagaactaAACAAATTACCCACCAcagcatacatataattgttcaataAACACAACGTTACAACAAATCAGAAATTACAAAAACTAAATCATGTTCAACACTATCACTCAATCGTCAAAAAATACAACCCAAAACATGAACTTACTGATAACAAAATGCAGGGAACAGAAGCGCATGTAATGTTAAATTTAACTCATGAACATGCCAAAAAATGTGTCAACAGTATAAAAAATGTActatcttcattcatatttacaatTCTTGCCAAATGCGTAAAATTGAACATGGCGTAATTTTCTAATTTCAAGTTATCATAATTCTAAACAATTATTAGGAATTTCTAATTTCAAGTTATCATAATTCTAAacaattattattaagaatttatTAACAAACCTTATTAGTCTTTTCATCAAGGTATGGCAATTCAAGTTCAGGAGCAGTAGCAGGGTAACTAATTGGTGTAAAACCTCAAGTAACCAACATGAACAATCAAAAAATAGATTAATAATGCTAAAACTGCAAAGCTTCAAATGACGATAACGAACAACGTTAACATACAGTTACCCAAAGATCAACTacatcaatcaaaaactaaaatgaAATAACGGATACACCAAAAATCGCAAAACAAAACCATAAAAAATTGAAAAAGTAAGTATAGTTTAATGCAAATTCAACCAAAAAAATTAAATAATCAAACATGAAATCGAGAATAATTTTATCTACTAATTGTAAGCATATGACAAGTTAGAGAAGGAATACCATAAAGTTATGGCGAATTTTCCACTTGTATCGCCTCAAACCCTAATGTTTTCCCCAAAGCTTGAATCGAATTTACAAAATAGAGATGAAAGAGTATTCCTTCATCACGATTAACTGATGAACTCAAACCCTAATATTTGCCCCAAATCTTCACGATTAACATATGAAAAGGGTGGAAAGCGTTCGAAAAATATCAAGTCTTCGATTGTGTTTTTAAGTATATGTCAGAGATCAACCGGTTTTTTGTTTGAGAGTTGGCTGGGGTTGGTTTGTACAGATTCGATTGTGTTTTTAAGTATATGTCAGAGATCAACCGGTTTTTTGTTTGAGAGTTGGCTGGGGTTGGTTtgtgttggaaatttagtgtaattttgggttttaatctacacttgtaaatgggtttagaGGTACGGAGAGTACACCCATTTAGTGATAGATTATCCggacccaaaagtggttttccattatttactatcatgacttggtctacctgaaatttgactaagtgttttcagtactaagttttcttagtaagctgaaatttggctaagtgttttgtgctggttgttctgcattgctggtccttgtgctggttgttctgcattgctggtccttgtgctggttgttctgcgcagctggtccctgtgctggttgttctgcgcagctggtccctgtgctggttgttctgcgcagctggtccctgtgctggttgttctgcgcagctggtcctgtttgctggttactctgcgctgctggtcctgtatgctgatttttgcgctgctggtcctgtatgctgatttttgcgctgatggtcctgtttgctgatttttgcgctgctggtccttttgcagtgctggttcttaagagacagcagtaagaaaacacttaacacaattttgagtgattacggaataATTATTCTTGCACTCACTTTTactttagtggttgaaggaataatacttgtttattataaagtgatcactcatgttttgatagttgtaaaatataatatttatttattgtaaaagtaacaacttttactttaatgatgggagtgataatatttgtttatagaaatattcttcctgtaaccacttttgaatattatagaagatacttttattaatcaatcggccaattgattttaataaaagactctttcatgattaagggtgtatataaatatattaaccaatatgcatgagatAGAAAGAAGTTACGAAtaccaaaatattcttctgcaaaaggattcttgtttctgccaaaacaagaatttaatctctgtcttatcccaaagtgatattcgtgtaacccaggctataaggttcgaataattactttcggaaagtgataccacgattcagtgatttatccggctatcgattattttaccctacacgaaagaatttaataaaacctcctacaatcgaaagtaattattcgttataatcgatggcggctacgatgaaacacatgacggcgaatttctccaaacttgataagtttgagggaattgattttaggagatggcaaaagaagatggacttctttctgagcagcatgagtgtggtgtacgtactcagcacaccaattcctgaagatcatggtgatgatgccactattgaacaaattcggaaaaggtgcaagtgggagaacgatgactacatcgctagaggtttaatcctcaatggtatggctgattccctttttgatatttacctaaatattgaatcttctaaagaactatgggactgtttagaaaccaagtatatgtctgaggatgcttatagtaaaaagttccttgtgagtaattttaataattacaagatggtcgattctagaccggtcttggaacaatacaatgagctcattcgtatacttggtcaattcacacaacataagatgaacatggatgagtctattcaagtctcaagcataattgataaactacctccatcttggaaagaatttaaacattctttgaaacataagaaggaggagttaactcttgttgagttgggtagtcatctgcgtattgaggaatccctcaggttgcaggataatgacaagccaaagagcaacgaagttgctggtacgtctgttgtcaatatggtggaacataaaaagttcactagtaataatgacaaaaagggcaaacgtaaacatcaaggttataacaaggctaatccgaacaagaagtctaaattgacttgttggaagtgtggtaaaactggacacatgaaaaaggattgcaaggttatttttagtaataataatgccaaaggatctagcacaagcggttcgggaaatagtttaaacaaccacaactcgaaaggtcagaatatatttaataattcaaatgagaattattatgtttcatatatatctaaggcttattttgtgcaggatgatgatttcgcgtggtgggttgactcgggagccaccacccatgtatgcaaggatagattttggttcaagacttacgagtccgtgactgatagatcaattcttcatatgggcaatgagtcaacagcctctgttcatggacgtggaagtgtggatttgtgttttagttctggaaaaactatttgtttgtttgatgttttgcatgtaccacaaataaggaaaaatttggtttccagtagtgtgttaaattgttgtggttataaacaagtgattgaatctgataagtttgttttgtcaaaacatggtatgtttgttggttttggttatttatgcaatagaatgtttagacttaacattaatcacttgaatgttaattttgcttttatatctacttctagcataaataattctacactttggcatgctagactaggacatgtacactttaaaagaatgcaagatatgtctaaagatggattaataccggcctttgacatgaacaatgaaaagtgtaaaacgtgtatgttaacaaagatcactaagaaaccatttcaaaatgtacatcgtgatactgaaattttggaattaatacatagtgatttatgtgatttgcatgctactcctactttagggaacaagaaatattttgtgacttttattgatgatgcttctagattttgctatgtttatttgttacatactaaggatgaagcattagataaatttaaaatatttaaaactgaagtagaattacaacaaaaggctttgattaaaagacttagaacagataggggaggtgaatacattgaccaatcgtatttccaatccgttggtattatccatgagaccacagctccatatactccacaacaaaatggtatatctgaaaggaagaatagggtccttaaggaaatggttaattccatgttatcctattcgggtttaagtgaaggattttggggggaagctatgttaacagcttgttatttgcttaatagagttcctaacaaaagaaacaagattacaccttatgaactttggaataaaaggaaacctaacttgaattatctccgggtatggggttgtagggcggttgtaagactacctgattccaagaagaaaagtttaggtgaaagaggtatagattgcatatttgttggatatgttgaacattccaaggcatataggttctatgtaatagagcctaatgagtttgtctcaatcaattctgtgattgattcaagggatgcaatctttgatgaaaatcgattttcatctatacctagaccaaaggatatgattccaagtaacaatggaatcaataaggattgtaatgatgaagtctctgaaaaggctgttgatcagtcacttgagcttcggaaaagcaaaagaaaaaggaaacctaaatcatttggaccagattttcaactatacttagttgaaggttctagggatgatgtttctacccaatattcgtattgtttcaatgttgatgatgatcctaaaacatatgatgaagcaatgaggtctcaggatgttgcattctggaaagaggcaattaatgatgagatagattctatcatgggcaataacacttgggtgttagctgatctacctcctggttgcaaacctttgggttgcaaatggattttcaaaaagaagatgaaggtggatggaactattgaaaagttcaaggcaaggttagtcattcaaggctttagacaaaagtctggaattgactattttgatacttatgctcccgtggcacgtatcactaccattagactgct
Proteins encoded in this region:
- the LOC139862572 gene encoding miraculin-like gives rise to the protein MKLSFLIFILISIFSYSSSQSPVLDTDQMPLVTGQSYYIVPAVSGRGGGVKLSPTTSNQTCPLDVAQENNEQLNGDRLNFLLAVPNRAGVIRETKDLNIKFTDGTTCGLPAVWRIENVNGQRVVTSRGTVGNPGSGTLSNWFRFEKFEDGYKIVFCPGVCSTCRPACGNVGSTIAKNGRRSLLLSNDPLKVKFIKA